In Stegostoma tigrinum isolate sSteTig4 chromosome 7, sSteTig4.hap1, whole genome shotgun sequence, one genomic interval encodes:
- the neurod1 gene encoding neurogenic differentiation factor 1 isoform X1, with product MLEPFTRISTMTKSYTENMMPETQSNPSWTDDCLSSQDEHEADKKDDENESMSLTFKVETGELDKLGEDDEEEEEEDDEDDDDEEEDEVDENEDQKPKRRGPKKKKMTKARLERFKMRRMKANARERNRMHGLNAALDSLRKVVPCYSKTQKLSKIETLRLAKNYIWALSEILRSGKSPDLVSFVQTLCKGLSQPTTNLVAGCLQLNPRTFLPEQNQDMPHMQTASASFSVHPYTYQSPGLPSPPYGTMDSSHIFHIKPHSYAGALEPFFESTLTECTSPSFDGPLSPPLSINGNFSLKQEPSQEFEKNYTFTMHYPAATLAGPQGHSSMFSSATPRCEIPIDNIMPYDAHSHHERVMSAQLNAIFHD from the exons ATGTTGGAGCCTTTTACCCG GATCTCGACGATGACAAAATCATACACAGAAAACATGATGCCAGAAACGCAGAGCAATCCCAGTTGGACGGATGACTGTCTCAGTTCCCAAGATGAGCATGAAGCCGACAAAAAAGACGATGAAAACGAATCCATGAGTCTCACATTCAAGGTGGAAACGGGAGAACTTGATAAACTGGGAGAGgatgatgaggaggaggaggaggaggatgatgaagatgatgatgatgaggaagAGGATGAAGTGGACGAGAATGAAGATCAAAAACCGAAACGGCGGGGCcccaagaaaaagaaaatgacaaaagcCAGACTGGAGAGGTTTAAAATGAGGAGAATGAAAGCTAACGCCAGAGAGAGGAACCGCATGCATGGTCTGAATGCAGCACTGGATAGCCTGCGGAAAGTCGTGCCCTGTTATTCGAAAACCCAAAAACTATCCAAGATTGAGACTCTGAGACTAGCTAAGAACTACATCTGGGCTTTATCGGAGATTCTGCGTTCTGGAAAAAGCCCAGATCTCGTGTCGTTTGTGCAGACGCTCTGTAAAGGTTTATCTCAGCCCACCACTAATCTCGTAGCGGGCTGCCTTCAGTTAAACCCTCGAACTTTCCTTCCAGAGCAGAACCAGGACATGCCACATATGCAAACGGCCAGTGCTTCCTTCTCCGTTCATCCATACACCTACCAGTCCCCTGGTCTTCCGAGTCCGCCCTACGGTACAATGGACAGTTCCCACATATTTCATATTAAACCGCACAGTTACGCTGGAGCCCTGGAACCTTTTTTTGAAAGCACTCTCACTGAATGCACTAGTCCGTCCTTTGACGGACCATTAAGCCCACCTTTAAGCATCAATGGGAACTTCTCTCTCAAGCAAGAGCCTTCTCAAGAGTTTGAAAAGAACTACACGTTCACCATGCACTACCCTGCAGCCACGCTGGCCGGACCCCAAGGACACAGCTCCATGTTTTCTTCCGCTACTCCTCGGTGTGAAATCCCCATAGACAACATTATGCCATACGACGCCCACTCGCATCATGAGCGAGTTATGAGTGCCCAGCTTAATGCCATCTTCCATGATTAA
- the neurod1 gene encoding neurogenic differentiation factor 1 isoform X2 — translation MTKSYTENMMPETQSNPSWTDDCLSSQDEHEADKKDDENESMSLTFKVETGELDKLGEDDEEEEEEDDEDDDDEEEDEVDENEDQKPKRRGPKKKKMTKARLERFKMRRMKANARERNRMHGLNAALDSLRKVVPCYSKTQKLSKIETLRLAKNYIWALSEILRSGKSPDLVSFVQTLCKGLSQPTTNLVAGCLQLNPRTFLPEQNQDMPHMQTASASFSVHPYTYQSPGLPSPPYGTMDSSHIFHIKPHSYAGALEPFFESTLTECTSPSFDGPLSPPLSINGNFSLKQEPSQEFEKNYTFTMHYPAATLAGPQGHSSMFSSATPRCEIPIDNIMPYDAHSHHERVMSAQLNAIFHD, via the coding sequence ATGACAAAATCATACACAGAAAACATGATGCCAGAAACGCAGAGCAATCCCAGTTGGACGGATGACTGTCTCAGTTCCCAAGATGAGCATGAAGCCGACAAAAAAGACGATGAAAACGAATCCATGAGTCTCACATTCAAGGTGGAAACGGGAGAACTTGATAAACTGGGAGAGgatgatgaggaggaggaggaggaggatgatgaagatgatgatgatgaggaagAGGATGAAGTGGACGAGAATGAAGATCAAAAACCGAAACGGCGGGGCcccaagaaaaagaaaatgacaaaagcCAGACTGGAGAGGTTTAAAATGAGGAGAATGAAAGCTAACGCCAGAGAGAGGAACCGCATGCATGGTCTGAATGCAGCACTGGATAGCCTGCGGAAAGTCGTGCCCTGTTATTCGAAAACCCAAAAACTATCCAAGATTGAGACTCTGAGACTAGCTAAGAACTACATCTGGGCTTTATCGGAGATTCTGCGTTCTGGAAAAAGCCCAGATCTCGTGTCGTTTGTGCAGACGCTCTGTAAAGGTTTATCTCAGCCCACCACTAATCTCGTAGCGGGCTGCCTTCAGTTAAACCCTCGAACTTTCCTTCCAGAGCAGAACCAGGACATGCCACATATGCAAACGGCCAGTGCTTCCTTCTCCGTTCATCCATACACCTACCAGTCCCCTGGTCTTCCGAGTCCGCCCTACGGTACAATGGACAGTTCCCACATATTTCATATTAAACCGCACAGTTACGCTGGAGCCCTGGAACCTTTTTTTGAAAGCACTCTCACTGAATGCACTAGTCCGTCCTTTGACGGACCATTAAGCCCACCTTTAAGCATCAATGGGAACTTCTCTCTCAAGCAAGAGCCTTCTCAAGAGTTTGAAAAGAACTACACGTTCACCATGCACTACCCTGCAGCCACGCTGGCCGGACCCCAAGGACACAGCTCCATGTTTTCTTCCGCTACTCCTCGGTGTGAAATCCCCATAGACAACATTATGCCATACGACGCCCACTCGCATCATGAGCGAGTTATGAGTGCCCAGCTTAATGCCATCTTCCATGATTAA